The Qingrenia yutianensis genome includes a region encoding these proteins:
- a CDS encoding exodeoxyribonuclease VII small subunit, with protein MNKQKTVDSKVLAILRECPETRYDDMQLILCYYNRYSYMRVGDLPLEDIVNNYKGYGLPCFETIRRARQRVQSLFPELSRQCSGCDCGNIRIVIEVS; from the coding sequence ATGAACAAGCAAAAGACGGTTGACAGCAAGGTGCTTGCAATACTCAGAGAATGCCCCGAAACGAGGTATGACGATATGCAGCTTATCCTTTGCTATTACAACCGATACAGCTATATGAGAGTCGGAGATTTACCGCTTGAGGATATAGTCAACAACTATAAAGGGTACGGCTTGCCGTGCTTTGAGACTATCCGCAGAGCAAGACAGAGAGTGCAATCCCTATTTCCTGAACTGTCCAGACAGTGCAGTGGCTGCGACTGCGGAAACATCAGAATTGTGATTGAAGTAAGCTGA